The Macaca nemestrina isolate mMacNem1 chromosome 12, mMacNem.hap1, whole genome shotgun sequence genome contains a region encoding:
- the LOC105469520 gene encoding ribosomal protein S6 kinase alpha-4 isoform X2 — MKVLRKAALVQRAKTQEHTRTERSVLELVRQAPFLVTLHYAFQTDAKLHLILDYVSGGEMFTHLYQRQYFKEAEVRVYGGEIVLALEHLHKLGIIYRDLKLENVLLDSEGHIVLTDFGLSKEFLTEEKERTFSFCGTIEYMAPEIIRSKAGHGKAVDWWSLGILLFELLTGASPFTLEGERNTQAEVSRRILKCSPPFPPRIGPVAQDLLQRLLCKDPKKRLGAGPQGAQEVRNHPFFQGLDWAALAARKIPAPFRPQIRSELDVGNFAEEFTRLEPVYSPPGSPPPGDPRIFQGYSFVAPSILFDHNNAVMTDVLEAPGAGDPPGRAAVARSAMMQDSPFFQQYELDLREPALGQGSFSVCRRCRQRQSGQEFAVKILSRRLEANTQREVAALRLCQSHPNVVNLHEVHHDQLHTYLVLELLRGGELLEHIRKKRHFSESEASQILRSLVSAVSFMHEEAGVVHRDLKPENILYADDTPGAPVKIIDFGFARLRPQSPGVPMQTPCFTLQYAAPELLAQQGYDESCDLWSLGVILYMMLSGQVPFQGASGQGGQSQAAEIMCKIREGRFSLDGEAWQGVSEEAKELVRGLLTVDPTKRLKLEGLRDSSWLQDGSARSSPPLRTPDVLESSGPAVRSGLNATFMAFNRGKREGFFLKSVENAPLAKRRKQKLRSATASRRGSPAPAAPGRAPTAAKGAPRRANGPLPPS, encoded by the exons ACTATGTGAGCGGCGGAGAGATGTTCACCCACCTCTACCAGCGCCAGTACttcaaggaggctgaggtgcgcgTGTATGGGGGTGAGATCGTGCTGGCCCTGGAACACCTGCACAAG CTCGGCATCATTTACCGCGACCTGAAACTGGAGAATGTGCTGCTGGACTCCGAGGGCCACATTGTCCTCACGGACTTCGGGCTGAGCAAGGAGTTCCTGACGGAGGAG AAAGAGCGGACCTTCTCCTTCTGTGGCACCATTGAGTACATGGCCCCGGAAATCATCCGTAGCAAGGCGGGTCATGGCAAG GCTGTGGACTGGTGGAGCCTGGGCATCTTGCTCTTCGAGCTGCTGACGGGAGCCTCGCCCTTCACCCTGGAGGGTGAGAGGAACACGCAGGCTGAGGTGTCTCG ACGGATCCTGAAGtgctcccctcccttcccccctcgGATCGGGCCCGTGGCGCAGGACCTGCTGCAGCGGCTGCTTTGCAAGGATCCCAAGAAGCGATTGGGCGCGGGGCCCCAGGGGGCACAGGAAGTCCGGAACCACCCTTTCTTCCAG GGCCTAGATTGGGCTGCTCTGGCTGCCAGGAAGATTCCAGCCCCATTCCGGCCCCAAATCCGCTCAGAGCTGGATGTGGGCAACTTTGCAGAGGAATTCACTCGGCTGGAGCCTGTCTACTCACCCCCTGGCAGCCCCCCACCTGGGGACCCCCGCATCTTTCAG GGATACTCCTTTGTGGCACCCTCCATCCTCTTCGACCACAACAATGCGGTGATGACCGATGTGCTGGAAGCGCCTGGTGCTGGAGACCCGCCAGGTCGGGCAGCGGTGGCCAGGAGCGCTATGATGCag GACTCGCCCTTCTTCCAGCAGTACGAGCTGGACCTGCGGGAGCCTGCTCTGGGCCAGGGCAGCTTCTCTGTGTGTCGCCGCTGCCGCCAGCGCCAGAGCGGCCAGGAGTTCGCAGTCAAGATCCTCAGTCGCAG gctggaggcgAACACGCAGCGCGAAGTGGCTGCCCTGCGCCTGTGCCAGTCACATCCCAACGTGGTGAATCTGCACGAGGTGCATCACGACCAG CTGCACACGTACCTGGTTCTGGAGCTACTGCGGGGTGGGGAGCTGCTGGAGCACATCCGCAAGAAGCGGCACTTCAGTGAGTCGGAAGCGAGCCAGATCCTGCGCAGCCTCGTGTCGGCCGTGAGCTTCATGCACGAGGAGGCGGGCGTGGTGCACCGCGACCTCAAGCCAGAG AACATCCTGTACGCTGACGACACGCCCGGGGCCCCGGTGAAGATCATCGACTTCGGGTTCGCGCGGCTGCGGCCGCAGAGTCCCGGGGTGCCCATGCAGACGCCCTGCTTCACGCTGCAGTACGCTGCCCCGGAGCTGCTGGCCCAGCAGGGCTACGACGAGTCCTGCGACCTTTGGAGCCTGGGTGTCATTCTG TACATGATGCTGTCGGGGCAGGTCCCCTTCCAGGGGGCCTCTGGCCAGGGCGGGCAGAGCCAGGCGGCCGAGATCATGTGCAAAATCCGCGAAGGGCGCTTCTCCCTTGACGGGGAGGCCTGGCAGGGCGTATCCGAGGAAGCCAAGGAGCTGGTCCGAG GGCTCCTGACTGTGGACCCCACCAAGCGGCTGAAGCTCGAGGGACTGCGGGACAGCTCGTGGCTGCAAGACGGCAGCGCGCGCTCCTCGCCTCCGCTCCGGACGCCCGACGTGCTCGAGTCCTCTGGGCCCGCAGTGCGCTCGGGTCTCAACGCCACCTTCATG GCGTTCAACCGGGGCAAGCGGGAGGGCTTCTTCCTGAAGAGCGTGGAGAACGCACCCCTGGCCAAGCGGCGGAAGCAGAAGCTGCGGAGCGCCACCGCCTCCCGCCGGGGCTCCCCCGCACCAGCCGCCCCGGGTCGAGCCCCCACCGCCGCCAAGGGGGCCCCCCGCCGAGCCAATGGCCCCCTGCCCCCCTCCTAA